The Pecten maximus chromosome 6, xPecMax1.1, whole genome shotgun sequence DNA window CTGTCCGCCAACGAAGAcgaaatgaaatgtatttagcTACAGTCTACGATTTTCATAACCATATCCGTTATATTTCACACATTATCTTTCAACTTTTAACTTTATTCCTTCTTTTGGCATAAAATACAATGCTTATAGATAACAAGTTTACAGCATTTAACACATACAAAACACATATATGGAGGACAAAGCATTTCACTCTTTAAACAGCCAAATGCTTTACAAATCGGAATAGCAGTGTGTGAATAAAATCCAAAAGGATAGGATGTAGTAATTATATCTGAATCTAGTGTTTTTCCAAAATATGGAAATAGGAACAACTGTATATTTCGTTACGGTGATTGGTGTCGAAACACATTTGCAATATAGAGTTACTTCGCCTGAACCTGAAAGGCAGTTCAGATTTCTCGGAGCACGTACAATGTACGTCAGTTCCTTCCTGTGATTTCAACCGGACATTGAACACCGACAAGGTAAAAGACTTTTTAGAAACCTCACACGTCATGTCTTTCACTATACTATACATGATGCAACCTATCGCTTTTTGGTAAAATCCAGTACTTATGAGAGCTGTGGTCAtgataaatataatttcaatgttCTTTCTTGGATCTCTACCATTTTACGAACGAACACTTTTCATGGAACAAGCATGCTGCATACTAGTAATTAAGATTAGGTGCGATCATGCAAGAGTCATAAAGTATAACCCGACTCTAAAGGGTCTTTGTTTTAACCACCAACTGTTTTGTCACCTGCCTAGTGATCGAATATAGATGAATGGATTTAATAAAAGGCAGAGGGCCTAGTAGAGGTCTCTGACGAACCCCCTTCAGCGCTTCCAGCTAGACACTGCATTCGGAGCCAATCTTAGAGTAGATCATACTAACAGAGTTTTCACTCATACCGTAGGCCTCCAGATTCCTGATCAAAAGTTTACGAGGAAGTCAATAAAAACCCTTTGGCAGTTCCATCAGTAGAGTGGCAACATACTTATGCTTATCCAGAGCTATACGTTAGTCCTCAACAAGTCGCAGCAGAGTTCATTGACATCCACTTCCCCGTCTGAGGAATGAAAACAATACCGTACTTGTCATTATAAAAACTGAATAATATGTTACCATGACTGCGAAAATGGTGCCAGACGAGAAAAAATCATCAATTGGGTTGATTACATTTTCAGAAAGCCTATATTGTGAAATATGTAAATCCAAAATATTAGTGGTCTGTCTTACAAGTCGTTCCGGCCCCTAACCGGTCCGGCCCCTTAGTCATTCCGGCCCCTTAGTCGTTCCGGCCCCTTATTCGTTTCGACCCCCCCatgttgtgtttttttattatcttttctggtgttatttacatatctatacatgtaaatacatataattttacaattttattcaGTACAGGTTGTCGCCCCTTAATCTGAATATTGTATAGCGTGAGTAAACGAAGCTAACAATATATCGTGTTGTTTTCGCGGTGTTGTGATTGGATCCGTGATATCATCCTTTGCCTCATGTGGtaagtgtttgatattttttatgatgAACTGACTTTCAGTACTATACAAAAgatggggggtggggggttatTATAAAACGTCACCgtgtataacaaagaaaactaGAACAAGAAAAATTCAATAGATGGgaaacatattatttatttattttgttaatacatatagtTTGCAATCATATTTTCAACTTTCAACTTCTTTCTCTTCACAAATTTACCGATGTgcagaaaacatatttacaacaatgtacaaaagcatatatatatttacaacaaaGTACAAAAGCATGTACAAACCTGActttattgatttataaatataaaatactttAAACACTTATTTAACAATTATTTCACAGTTCTACCGGTATATACACTTCTCATTCtgaaaataacattacatagatatttacatacaataaacAAAGAAGAGATGAAAAAAGGACATAAATCagcacaaatatatatttccttaaaaatacaaaactgaAACACATCTTTCTTCTTAGCAATGTTCACAACGTTAACACTACAAAGTtctatacactatatacagtatatatatacgcGTCTACTCAGGAAATCCTGGAGCACAAAGCCTCGAGATTCCCCTCAGAAATGCTGACGTTTGCACTGTCTGACTCTCGTAGTCGTTCCAAAGCTGTTCCACCTTGGTCTCGCGGAGACGGTTCTGTGTGCGGCGGTGACGGGTGATGGTCTGCTCCTCCACCAAACGCATGGTCACTTCGATGGAGTTGGCTTCCTTCCTCAGAAGTGGAACTAGGAGGTAAAAATGGAGTATGGCCCGGCCTGCCTTGCCATTCAATCGTCGGTGCCAGcctgttaaaaaaacaaaaacacattgtGAGATATAGAGTACGTCTTCTTGGGTATTACATATTGCATTTCTTTTTTTGGTATGATatattacatttctttttttggtATGACATGTTGCATTTCCCGCTAAATGACATATTATCGCTTgagtacttttttttttgtacgaCTTTGCATTTTAGTGATTTTTAAGTTTAACATTATGACAACATTTTTGTATTCCATGTGCAATACCAACATATGATTTGTATAACCTACCTTCGCAGTCGTTGTTCGTGCGGATGCTCTGGCGGAACACACTCCATTGACGGACACTCCAGTTTGGGTTGTGCAGCCAGGCGTTCTCCAAATAGGACACCAGGTCCTCTACCTCTGGACAAGGAAGCTGAAacaaaaattaagatattttatatatttacacaccaAAATTGTGATGAAGAGCTACCTTAATCGTATATGATTAAACTTAATACATATTGCTTTATCGGAAAATTGCAaatcattttcaattatatCATCAGTTTTACCTTAGCGGTCAGGCTCTGGAATGCCCTCTCAATATGTCCTGGCGGGAGGTACGGAAGGCCGAGCAGTTGCTGGATGAAGACGTACAGTCCCTTCTTTTCACAGTAGGTCGTCTTCAGTCCAAGGGACTGTACCTTTCGCATTACTGCCTgtgcccagtgaaaataacaTCCCATGATGTCCACATCCTTGTAAAGAGCTTTGACTGCTGACCACACAGCTAAAACGAAGAAATACCACGTTTCAACAAAGTtaaataatttcttaattattacGTTTCAACAAAGTTCAATAATTTCATAATCAATACGTTTTTTTACGTGACTGTATTCAACATTACACTTATTAATAgtattcaatatatttacatctctaaaagtaaataaattatttgaactaacaaaaaacagtttattttcaaAGTTCGAATCATACACTCATACATTTTATAccataaagggagataatccatgTGCACTTCCTTAAATAATATCGCAAATTGAGATTGCAATTTTGATATTCTTTAAcattctaaattaaaaaaattaccaAATGTGAGGAAAAGACTTAAAGAACTTGTAGCTAAGAACAGTACAATACATTCAAAAAATCCTTTTGCGTAAGTAATTACTAAAAAAGGCTCGGTTTTACAAGGGGAGGGTGTGGAGGGGGgcatttttcaaaatcattaatgatCATATACATATTATGGCTGTGTATAAACtataattaatttaatatcTGTACTTCATTAATAACCCTGTAACACTCATCAGGGTAGACTAAAGTAATGATATGCAAGATGAGCTTTAGCACCAGCGTAATATAAAAAGTTTCACTCACAAGAATTATATacaacaaagggagataatcaaacATGCTAAGTATGAAATGATGGTACAGTGAAGTGTAGTACACTATAAgactttttaaatttaaaattgttttaattgtctGATGCATCAACTGccaacataaataaaaaaatatttcaacagcGACTAGTATAAAGTGAACGATTCCTAACAATTCAatacaaactacatgtaaaaacatcccgcatatcattgttactattgcatcgtcgtattcagaatttaggcatagaacagataaatcaatgacagacaggtatttttctttgcatttttcgatggaagatatgtaatttatcgtttactttttccttattttttcgGCGGCCTCGtgcatcaaaacagtaaacagaacacatattggtttgtagactaaaacgtgcacattttattcttagttatgtatacctgaacgttttacttcacctgagcacctgtataaacaatgggatgatgCGTAACCGACAGCCGGAAACTAATAATAGGCTCTGTTTACACCGTTACGGGtgatcggtcacactcggtcaatcagATGAGGCCAGaaaattttacctgagacaggatgacgcctcgatgttcgatacaaaaatggaaattttggtatagtttagaagggagggaccacaaaatatattcgacacaaccgcagtattcgattcaacagtgttcgagtcatccgtgcttaatttactaagataaagaagggaaaaaatcgggaccgaacgaaacgttcgactcatccgatgtattcgattcaaccgtgttcgacacaagtgagttttactgtatatcaaaACATTCTTTGGTTGTCAAACTTTTAGACATAGATATACATGCTGCTTGCATCAAGATACTGTATATGCTAAGCGAGCAATCAGCAACATCATCTCAACAGTAAACCTTTTCATTTGCATGGAAGACTTGGTACTTTGTCAATTTCTTTTACTAGGTCCACTTCTGATTTCGGTACAGTGGGTTTAGGACATGTAATGTTCTGTGAGCTTTGTGTCTTACAAAATTCCCTAATGCTGTCATACAAATACCACTGTCTTAATGGATCCAGTCCTGCTGACACCATGTCTTCTGGTTCA harbors:
- the LOC117329317 gene encoding uncharacterized protein LOC117329317 — its product is MGCYFHWAQAVMRKVQSLGLKTTYCEKKGLYVFIQQLLGLPYLPPGHIERAFQSLTAKLPCPEVEDLVSYLENAWLHNPNWSVRQWSVFRQSIRTNNDCEGWHRRLNGKAGRAILHFYLLVPLLRKEANSIEVTMRLVEEQTITRHRRTQNRLRETKVEQLWNDYESQTVQTSAFLRGISRLCAPGFPE